TCACCTTCAGTGCCGCGACAGTGAGCCGCCCGAAGCGTTGTCCGGTGAGGTTAACGAACTGCATTAGGCAGCCTCCCGCAGCTCAAATTTGATGCGGTCATCGACCGACTTGCGATACCAGTCCGGAAGGTCGATATACTCAGCATCGGCGTGGTCGTCGCCGGGTCCCGGCCAGTGTTTCGACTGGTAGCACTGCAAGAACGTCTTGCGGGCAAGCTCATTGAGAGCGTGACCGCGCGCGATGTCTTCGTCTTTCATGGTGACGGCGCGGACGCAGAACGGTGCGTTGCTCTCGACAAAGAGGAAGGTGAAGCTCGTGGCGGGCAGGCCGAGCGCCGTCGCGCCCTCCATCACCAGTGCGGCCTGTTGGACATACCCGTATTCAACGATTGCCTTCTGAAGATCGCGCCAAGCCACCGACTTCGTCGTTTTCAAATCGACGAAATCGCCGCTGTCGTTGGGGGTGTCGTCGGGCCGCGCCTTTTCGAAGAAGCCATATTTGTTGCGCCAGATCAACGACCGCTCCGGTGCGCCGCCGAGAATGCCCTGCTGGACGAGCGGAAACTTGCCAAGCGCGACGATCATGCCCTTGGCACGCTCGACCATCTCGGGCGTCATGATGTACTTGCCAGCCGCGATCTGCGCGGCCTTCCAGTCGCGCCATTCTTTCCGGTTGCCCTGATAGGCCACGCCACCGACCGTTGCGGGGCGAAGGACGCAGTCGTGATCGAAGGGCTCGCCTGCAACTGCGGCATGCACGAAGCGGCCCAGCGCCATCGACTCACTCTGCTCCGCATCATCAACGTGCGCGGGGTTGAACCGCGACCGCTCGAATGCATGCGCAGGCGACTTGTTCAGGTTGCGGTAGAAAGACGACGACGTGCTGACCTCGACGCACAGGTCAGGGCGATGATAGACGGCCAAGGGGATGCCCCGATAAGCACCAGGCGTGGCGATCTGGTTTCCGTCCCACTGGATAGACTGCATGACGACACGAACCTCCGGCGCAAAGCAGTGACGACCTTGGCGCGAGCCAAGGGCGGCGAAGTGCGATGATTTGGAAGCGGGTCACCTGCTACACGGCAGGTGATGACACCGTGGTTTCGAGATCATGAGGGGCGATGGTGATTTGCTGTTCTTTGCGCCCGCCTGATGTGATCGATTGTCAATCTCGCCTATTGCAGTGTCAACAGCTCGATGCAGCGCAGACCCGGAAAGTTTGATGCAGCGTGTTGCGACGCTTAACAGCCGCACCACTGAGTCTTCTTCGCTCGTCGATATTTCCTGCCGGTTGAGTCAGACCCGTTATTTTGAGCTGCGCGCAAAATTTCTCGTGACATGAGGCATCATCAGGGATGATGAATGCGGATGCGGTTCAGCGTCTGGGACACCCCCGAGTCCGAACAGGTTCTTCGCGCGATGTGGATGGAAGGCAGCTCAGCGGCGTTGATCGCAGATGCCCTGCACACGTCGCGCAACTCCGTCATCGGCAAGGTCCATCGCCTCGGGTTGTCGCGGACTCGGCGCAAGCCGAAGGTCGCGAAGCAGCCGACCAGGAGGTCCAACGTCGTCCCGCTGCGCCGCAAGACGGCGAAGCCGACGAAGCGTCCTGGCGAGCCGGTGCCGTTCCTCCGGGTGAAGTGGTTTCACTGCCGCGCCGTGCTCGATCAGCGCGGCAAGGACGGGCTCGC
This region of Bradyrhizobium sp. CCGUVB1N3 genomic DNA includes:
- a CDS encoding PD-(D/E)XK nuclease-like domain-containing protein; translated protein: MQSIQWDGNQIATPGAYRGIPLAVYHRPDLCVEVSTSSSFYRNLNKSPAHAFERSRFNPAHVDDAEQSESMALGRFVHAAVAGEPFDHDCVLRPATVGGVAYQGNRKEWRDWKAAQIAAGKYIMTPEMVERAKGMIVALGKFPLVQQGILGGAPERSLIWRNKYGFFEKARPDDTPNDSGDFVDLKTTKSVAWRDLQKAIVEYGYVQQAALVMEGATALGLPATSFTFLFVESNAPFCVRAVTMKDEDIARGHALNELARKTFLQCYQSKHWPGPGDDHADAEYIDLPDWYRKSVDDRIKFELREAA
- a CDS encoding GcrA family cell cycle regulator — encoded protein: MRMRFSVWDTPESEQVLRAMWMEGSSAALIADALHTSRNSVIGKVHRLGLSRTRRKPKVAKQPTRRSNVVPLRRKTAKPTKRPGEPVPFLRVKWFHCRAVLDQRGKDGLALFCGEPKTIGSPWCVKHRRVFTAARVP